Proteins from a genomic interval of Gordonia sp. SL306:
- a CDS encoding DNA adenine methylase translates to MSLDHASFAPSAAIVEDPRYLSEQLLTYIGNKRSLLPVIDAAAEQVQTRLGRRLVVLDAFSGSGAVSRLFKARAGRVIANDLESYARVMSECYLSDRADVDPDEIGALVEIINTQVDQGLSVDGFIEELYAPDDDEHIRPGERVFYTRDNARRLDAYATLIHQLDERVKPYLLAPLLSLASVHANTSGVFKGFHKDRRTGIGRFGGSGRDALVRILRTIRLSPPVLSRHSAQRQVLQMDANALPGHAGPVDVAYLDPPYNQHPYGSNYFMLNLLVDYTRPTEISPISGIPVDWNRSRYNVRKDSATLLHDLVTCLDARFLIVSFNDEGYITPPEMAEMLASVGTVTEFRSRYNTFRGSRNLRARRTHVTEHLFVVEKG, encoded by the coding sequence GTGAGCCTTGATCACGCGTCCTTCGCTCCGTCGGCTGCGATCGTGGAGGACCCGCGGTACCTCTCCGAGCAACTCCTCACCTACATCGGCAACAAACGGTCGCTGCTGCCCGTGATCGATGCGGCCGCCGAACAGGTGCAGACACGGCTGGGTCGCCGGCTGGTGGTGCTCGATGCGTTCTCCGGGAGCGGCGCCGTGTCGCGATTGTTCAAGGCGCGCGCCGGGAGGGTGATCGCCAACGACCTCGAATCGTATGCGCGGGTGATGAGCGAGTGCTATCTCTCCGACCGTGCCGACGTGGACCCCGACGAGATCGGGGCGCTGGTGGAGATCATCAACACCCAAGTCGACCAAGGACTCTCGGTCGACGGATTCATCGAGGAGCTCTACGCCCCCGACGACGACGAGCACATCCGTCCCGGCGAACGGGTCTTCTACACCCGCGACAACGCGCGGCGTCTCGATGCCTACGCCACGTTGATCCACCAGCTCGACGAGCGGGTGAAGCCCTACCTGCTGGCGCCGTTGCTGTCCCTCGCATCGGTCCACGCCAACACCTCCGGCGTGTTCAAGGGATTCCACAAGGACCGGCGCACCGGCATCGGCAGATTCGGCGGGTCCGGCCGCGACGCGCTGGTGCGCATCCTCCGGACCATCCGCCTGTCGCCGCCGGTCCTCAGCAGGCACTCCGCCCAGAGGCAGGTCCTCCAGATGGACGCCAACGCCCTTCCCGGCCACGCGGGCCCGGTGGACGTCGCCTACCTCGATCCGCCGTACAACCAGCATCCGTACGGTTCGAACTACTTCATGCTCAATCTCCTCGTGGACTACACGCGACCGACCGAGATCAGCCCGATCTCCGGCATCCCCGTCGATTGGAACCGCTCGCGGTACAACGTGCGCAAGGACTCGGCAACCTTGCTGCACGACCTCGTGACATGCCTCGACGCCCGATTCCTGATCGTGTCCTTCAACGACGAGGGCTACATCACCCCGCCCGAGATGGCCGAGATGCTCGCCTCGGTCGGGACCGTCACCGAATTCCGGTCCCGGTACAACACCTTCCGCGGCAGCCGGAATCTCCGGGCCCGCCGCACCCATGTCACCGAGCACCTGTTCGTGGTCGAGAAGGGGTGA
- a CDS encoding LLM class flavin-dependent oxidoreductase, with translation MTMPVMEPDLDTDLLKAWATAIDDGPYSSLCWGERIAFDNPDCLTLLGALSAWTDRVRLVTTVVVPQLHDPVMLAKALATGDMLCGGRLTVGLGIGGRHEDYHAVGADTSAQTMRGMAERVDIMRRVWAGEKLTESVLPVGPRPHRSGGPELHVGTTGPKTIRSASAWASGVAGVTLDLDLVKQQELFDVARTAWADAGKPAPHLATSFWFALGTGDGPREQVHRHLRHYMNWIPADFVDAIAPTTGWAGTEDELAAVLRRFAEIGTDEVQLIPTSSDPDQLRRATEVAAEFA, from the coding sequence ATGACCATGCCGGTGATGGAACCGGACCTCGACACAGACCTCCTGAAGGCCTGGGCGACCGCGATCGACGACGGCCCGTACTCCTCACTGTGCTGGGGCGAACGAATCGCGTTCGACAACCCGGACTGTCTCACGCTGCTCGGCGCGCTGTCGGCCTGGACCGACCGCGTACGACTGGTCACCACCGTCGTGGTGCCGCAACTCCACGATCCGGTGATGCTGGCCAAGGCGCTGGCCACCGGAGACATGCTGTGTGGTGGTCGACTGACGGTCGGCCTCGGCATCGGCGGACGGCACGAGGACTATCACGCGGTCGGTGCCGACACATCCGCCCAGACGATGCGCGGGATGGCCGAGCGGGTCGACATCATGCGTCGGGTCTGGGCAGGCGAGAAGCTCACCGAATCGGTCCTCCCGGTGGGTCCGCGACCGCACCGCAGCGGTGGTCCCGAACTCCATGTCGGCACCACCGGACCGAAGACCATCCGCAGCGCCTCGGCGTGGGCCTCGGGCGTCGCGGGAGTCACGCTCGACCTCGACCTGGTCAAGCAACAGGAACTCTTCGACGTCGCGCGCACGGCGTGGGCCGATGCCGGCAAGCCCGCACCCCACCTCGCGACGTCGTTCTGGTTCGCGCTCGGAACCGGCGACGGCCCGCGCGAGCAGGTGCATCGTCATCTACGCCACTACATGAACTGGATCCCGGCAGATTTCGTCGACGCGATCGCCCCCACCACCGGCTGGGCCGGTACCGAAGACGAGCTGGCCGCGGTGCTCCGCCGCTTCGCCGAGATCGGCACCGACGAGGTCCAGCTCATCCCGACCAGTTCGGATCCCGATCAGCTGCGTCGCGCAACCGAGGTCGCGGCCGAATTCGCCTGA
- a CDS encoding TetR/AcrR family transcriptional regulator produces MTQSGRAESARRRTRGRSTRNRPTDKELLDAARSVIAEVGAERSTMDMIAERGGTTRVTLYAHFGSRDALVGMVLDRELGEFTDWMYAAYDDSEHMAYGARARHSVEATFEYARRNPEGFRILLGHREEAEDPGRRLYQALEPRVAARLRSNYGTQGTKIAASADTLASLLIGISLDVAYRALIVDDADIDVACDLAVTATMAVLRDVRPEQLLAIDASMARR; encoded by the coding sequence GTGACCCAGTCCGGACGAGCGGAGAGCGCGCGACGCCGCACGCGAGGACGCAGTACGCGGAACCGGCCGACCGACAAAGAGTTGCTCGACGCCGCGCGGTCGGTGATCGCCGAGGTCGGTGCGGAACGATCCACGATGGACATGATCGCCGAACGGGGCGGCACCACCCGGGTCACCCTGTATGCGCATTTCGGTTCGCGGGATGCGCTGGTTGGCATGGTGCTCGACCGTGAACTCGGTGAGTTCACCGACTGGATGTACGCGGCGTACGACGACTCCGAGCACATGGCCTATGGCGCGCGAGCACGGCATTCGGTGGAGGCGACCTTCGAGTACGCCCGTCGTAACCCGGAGGGTTTCCGCATCCTGCTCGGGCACCGCGAGGAGGCCGAGGATCCCGGCCGCCGTCTGTACCAGGCGTTGGAACCGCGGGTGGCCGCGCGCCTGCGCAGCAACTACGGCACGCAGGGCACGAAGATCGCCGCCAGTGCCGACACCCTGGCCTCGCTGTTGATCGGCATCAGCCTCGACGTCGCCTATCGGGCCCTGATCGTGGACGACGCCGACATCGATGTGGCCTGTGATCTCGCGGTGACGGCGACGATGGCGGTCCTGCGCGATGTGCGACCCGAGCAGCTCCTGGCCATCGACGCATCGATGGCCAGGCGATAG
- a CDS encoding ABC transporter ATP-binding protein, whose translation MNAVLEFDGVTVGHGGVPAVRDLSAAVRPGEILALLGPNGAGKTTTLLAAVGALPVMSGSITALGESVDGRVERNARRGVTLVPDNRGLFHRLSVSDNLKLAKRKSGGSIDAVYEHFPKLRGLRGRRCGNLSGGEQQMLALAKALLTRPSVLLIDELSLGLSPIAVQDLLPRLRAIADDQQMAVVLVEQHIDLALGIADSAVVLHHGRVALRGSARELREHRDTVEAAYFGRLGGSDVPG comes from the coding sequence ATGAACGCGGTACTGGAGTTCGACGGGGTCACCGTCGGTCATGGCGGTGTCCCGGCGGTCCGCGACCTCTCCGCAGCGGTCCGACCGGGGGAGATCCTCGCGCTCCTCGGACCGAACGGGGCAGGCAAGACCACCACGCTGCTCGCCGCGGTCGGGGCCCTGCCGGTGATGTCGGGCAGCATCACCGCACTCGGCGAATCGGTGGACGGTCGGGTGGAGCGCAACGCGCGGCGCGGCGTCACCCTGGTTCCCGACAACCGCGGCCTGTTCCATCGGCTGTCCGTCAGCGACAATCTCAAGCTGGCAAAACGCAAGAGTGGCGGGAGCATCGACGCCGTCTACGAGCATTTCCCCAAGCTGCGGGGGCTGCGCGGGCGTCGATGCGGAAATCTGTCCGGTGGTGAGCAGCAGATGCTGGCCCTCGCCAAGGCGCTGCTGACGCGGCCGTCGGTGCTGCTGATCGACGAGCTCAGTCTCGGCCTCTCGCCGATCGCGGTCCAGGATCTGCTCCCGCGTCTGCGCGCGATCGCCGATGACCAGCAGATGGCGGTGGTCCTGGTGGAGCAGCACATCGATCTCGCACTCGGTATCGCCGACTCTGCGGTGGTCCTGCACCACGGGCGGGTCGCACTGAGGGGCTCGGCGCGCGAACTCCGGGAGCACCGCGATACCGTCGAGGCTGCCTACTTCGGCCGGCTGGGCGGATCGGACGTCCCCGGCTGA
- a CDS encoding ABC transporter ATP-binding protein — MSDTIEIAATTTLLSTRGLSVHYGGVTANADIDLTVDAGEIVGLIGPNGAGKTTFVDAVTGFAKSSGEVRLDGERVDRIAAYRRRTAGMARTWQAGELFADLTVAQNLAVAVQRVGLRALVSDVFTGSKPPAGLIDEALAMVGLLGVADRRPGELTLGQQKLVGVARALVGGTRLVLLDEPAAGLDTHESREFGAELRRIAATGVGILLIDHDMSLVLDVCDRLYVLDFGRVIASGSPTEIQDDPAVVAAYLGSPEVQADSPDSGSPDSGSTDSGSTDELGEGAR, encoded by the coding sequence ATGTCTGACACCATCGAGATCGCCGCGACCACGACGTTGCTCTCCACTCGCGGGCTTTCGGTCCACTACGGCGGTGTCACCGCCAACGCCGACATCGATCTCACCGTCGATGCGGGCGAGATCGTCGGGTTGATCGGGCCGAACGGCGCCGGGAAGACGACGTTCGTCGATGCGGTGACCGGATTCGCCAAGTCATCCGGCGAGGTGCGCCTCGACGGCGAGCGTGTCGACCGCATCGCCGCTTATCGTCGGCGGACCGCGGGGATGGCCCGCACCTGGCAGGCCGGTGAGCTGTTCGCCGACCTCACCGTCGCGCAGAACCTCGCGGTCGCGGTTCAACGGGTCGGCCTGCGCGCGTTGGTCTCCGACGTGTTCACCGGATCGAAGCCGCCCGCAGGCCTCATCGACGAGGCATTGGCCATGGTCGGGCTGCTCGGCGTCGCCGACCGGCGACCGGGAGAACTGACACTCGGCCAACAGAAACTGGTGGGCGTGGCACGTGCCCTGGTCGGCGGCACCCGGTTGGTGTTGCTCGACGAGCCGGCCGCAGGCCTCGATACCCACGAGAGTCGCGAGTTCGGCGCGGAACTGCGGCGGATCGCGGCAACCGGCGTCGGCATCCTGCTGATCGACCACGACATGTCGCTGGTGCTGGACGTGTGCGATCGCCTCTACGTGCTCGACTTCGGGCGGGTCATCGCCTCGGGTTCGCCGACGGAGATTCAGGACGACCCGGCCGTGGTGGCCGCCTACCTCGGAAGCCCTGAGGTGCAGGCGGACTCGCCCGACAGCGGATCGCCTGACAGTGGATCGACCGACAGTGGATCGACCGACGAACTGGGAGAGGGTGCGCGATGA
- a CDS encoding ABC transporter permease, whose product MGQFLQFVFLGLSTGAVYAVMATSLVGVYAATGIINFAQGAMGLWAVYAVAALRTDGSLVLPIGSIPLGSADDPMSMWPAIVIGVGSAVVWAVVAHLLVFRPLRQAPVLAQVVASVGLMLFIQALVQLRFDTENLLALAVLPDRTFEFAGAVVNVSDVILAGIAIAIAAILWAYFRLTRLGVATRAGAEDELAARLVGYSPDRLAAIIWVLTGAATGLIVILAAFTIGLNVTSYTFFVIPALAVALLGRLTSFGIACGAGLLLGSFQAVITWLTTKDWWPEWAQAGLGEALPFIVIVVALFLLGGRIPSRGSLGDVQMPAVRIPRIRLLPTVGVLAVVVAAILLTSGTWRFGVVTSVILSLIALSLVLLTGYLGQISLASMAFAGTAGFALSKLTVNWNVPFPFSILLAALIATALGILVGIPALRIRGAQLAVVTLAAAIAIQSFVFNNPEITAYEGNMITDPTLFGLDLGVRDGTNLVTVRFALMVLLVVAVATLVVMRLMAGSTGRSFLAVRSNERAAASVGINVAATKLLGFALSAFLAGIGGCLIGYSRGQLSAGSFTVMVGLTLLAMTYVGGITSVSGAFIAGVIGPLGVGYVFLNQTLDLGEYYEIIAAGGLLLMAVLNPVGVSGAIADLGDRLSRAHRARKAPETPTAVVASSNSESGAAHV is encoded by the coding sequence ATGGGTCAGTTCCTGCAGTTCGTGTTCCTGGGTCTTTCGACCGGTGCCGTGTATGCGGTGATGGCCACGTCGTTGGTCGGGGTGTACGCGGCCACCGGCATCATCAACTTCGCACAAGGCGCGATGGGCCTCTGGGCGGTCTACGCCGTGGCGGCGCTGCGCACCGACGGCAGCCTCGTCCTGCCGATCGGGTCCATCCCCCTCGGCAGCGCGGATGATCCGATGTCGATGTGGCCGGCCATCGTGATCGGCGTCGGATCGGCGGTGGTGTGGGCCGTTGTCGCACATCTGCTCGTCTTCCGGCCGCTCCGGCAGGCGCCGGTGCTCGCCCAGGTGGTCGCGTCGGTCGGGCTCATGCTGTTCATCCAAGCCCTCGTGCAATTGCGCTTCGACACCGAGAACCTGCTTGCGTTGGCGGTGCTGCCGGACAGAACATTCGAGTTCGCGGGTGCCGTGGTGAACGTCTCGGACGTGATCCTCGCGGGCATCGCGATCGCGATCGCGGCAATCCTGTGGGCTTACTTCCGTCTGACCAGGCTCGGTGTCGCCACGCGTGCGGGTGCCGAGGACGAGCTGGCCGCTCGATTGGTCGGATATTCGCCGGATCGTCTCGCCGCGATCATCTGGGTGCTCACCGGTGCCGCGACCGGGCTGATCGTGATCCTGGCGGCGTTCACGATCGGATTGAACGTCACGAGTTACACCTTCTTTGTCATCCCGGCTCTCGCGGTGGCACTGCTCGGGCGCCTCACCTCGTTCGGGATCGCCTGTGGGGCAGGCCTTCTACTGGGCAGCTTCCAAGCGGTCATCACCTGGCTGACCACCAAGGACTGGTGGCCGGAATGGGCGCAGGCCGGCCTCGGTGAGGCGTTGCCGTTCATCGTGATCGTCGTCGCGCTGTTCCTGCTCGGCGGGCGAATCCCGTCGCGGGGGTCGTTGGGCGACGTGCAGATGCCTGCCGTCCGGATACCGCGCATCCGTCTGCTCCCCACGGTCGGGGTGCTGGCAGTGGTCGTCGCCGCGATCCTGCTGACCTCCGGAACCTGGCGCTTCGGGGTGGTGACGTCGGTGATCCTCTCTCTCATCGCCCTCTCGCTGGTCCTGTTGACCGGCTACCTGGGCCAGATCTCGTTGGCGTCGATGGCGTTTGCCGGTACCGCCGGGTTCGCGCTGTCGAAGCTCACCGTCAACTGGAACGTGCCCTTTCCGTTCAGCATCCTGTTGGCGGCGCTCATCGCGACCGCGCTCGGGATTCTGGTCGGCATACCTGCCCTACGCATCCGCGGTGCGCAGCTGGCCGTGGTCACCCTGGCCGCGGCCATTGCGATCCAGAGCTTCGTCTTCAACAATCCCGAGATCACCGCCTATGAGGGCAACATGATCACCGATCCGACCTTGTTCGGCCTCGACCTCGGGGTCCGCGACGGGACCAACCTCGTGACGGTCCGTTTCGCGCTGATGGTCCTGCTCGTGGTGGCGGTGGCGACGCTCGTCGTGATGCGGTTGATGGCCGGTTCCACCGGACGGTCGTTCCTGGCGGTCCGGTCGAACGAGCGCGCGGCCGCCTCGGTGGGCATCAACGTCGCCGCGACCAAGTTGTTGGGCTTCGCGCTGTCGGCGTTTCTCGCCGGCATCGGTGGGTGTCTCATCGGCTACAGCCGGGGCCAGTTGTCGGCCGGTTCCTTCACGGTGATGGTCGGATTGACGCTGCTCGCCATGACCTACGTCGGCGGGATCACCTCGGTGTCTGGTGCGTTCATCGCCGGCGTGATCGGCCCGTTGGGCGTCGGATACGTGTTCCTCAACCAGACCCTCGACCTCGGTGAGTACTACGAGATCATCGCGGCCGGTGGTCTGCTGCTGATGGCGGTGCTCAACCCGGTCGGTGTGTCGGGCGCGATCGCGGATCTGGGAGACCGGCTCAGTCGCGCACACCGCGCCCGCAAGGCACCCGAAACTCCGACAGCCGTTGTCGCATCATCGAACTCGGAATCGGGAGCTGCTCATGTCTGA
- a CDS encoding ABC transporter substrate-binding protein, with product MRRRTGRVVAAAIAAACVFSVVSCSSDDDNSGGSTSAAGESGVKAAGQAIKVGLFNPSKGPATQAGVSSGKTAALDYINNQIGGIDGRPIDIVDCGIDQTAPESTIACANQFVQAGVVAAVDGYDSESLAAVPILTAAGIPLVGQIPFNTATGAKADNRVYFGPPPAAFLVGFMQSLKAAGKTSLTLANADLPQAHQVFDGLLAPLGKQLGIEVKSVYYPPTGPNFTALATTLADGNPDAAGLMTAPNDNTCTKLSQSLRSVGYKGTMFMAACTEFIDTMGSQAVGAQTYSPGWQPPAIDSAPEPAKSNLKVAEQYIDAAGGTGGFYAYGTFATFVDFVNGLNQAKVTDFTGANVLNGLKGLTDFQSFLGPKLNCGKPTTPNCTTEMLLFEVTGDKTTKPVGGGFITPSPEVLKLIPGAA from the coding sequence ATGCGTAGGAGAACAGGTCGGGTCGTCGCAGCCGCCATTGCTGCGGCGTGTGTTTTCTCGGTCGTTTCGTGTAGCAGCGACGACGACAACTCGGGCGGATCGACATCTGCGGCGGGCGAGAGCGGTGTGAAAGCCGCCGGTCAGGCGATCAAGGTCGGGCTCTTCAATCCGTCCAAGGGACCGGCGACGCAGGCCGGTGTCAGCTCCGGCAAGACCGCAGCGCTCGATTACATCAACAACCAGATCGGCGGTATCGACGGACGTCCGATCGACATCGTCGACTGTGGGATCGACCAGACCGCCCCGGAATCGACGATCGCCTGCGCCAACCAGTTCGTCCAGGCCGGTGTGGTCGCGGCGGTCGATGGATACGACTCGGAATCACTTGCCGCGGTGCCGATCCTGACCGCCGCCGGCATCCCCCTGGTCGGGCAGATCCCGTTCAACACCGCGACCGGTGCCAAAGCCGACAACCGCGTGTACTTCGGTCCGCCCCCGGCAGCCTTCCTGGTCGGGTTCATGCAGAGCCTCAAGGCTGCGGGCAAGACGTCGCTGACGCTGGCCAACGCCGATCTGCCGCAGGCCCACCAGGTCTTCGACGGCTTGCTGGCCCCGTTGGGCAAGCAGTTGGGCATCGAGGTCAAGAGCGTCTACTACCCGCCGACGGGACCCAACTTCACCGCTCTCGCAACAACTCTTGCCGACGGTAACCCGGACGCGGCAGGCCTGATGACCGCGCCGAACGACAACACCTGCACCAAGCTGTCGCAATCGCTGCGGTCGGTTGGTTATAAGGGCACCATGTTCATGGCCGCCTGCACCGAGTTCATCGACACGATGGGATCGCAGGCCGTCGGTGCCCAGACCTACTCACCCGGCTGGCAGCCGCCCGCCATCGATTCGGCACCGGAGCCTGCCAAGTCCAATCTGAAGGTCGCCGAGCAGTACATCGACGCGGCAGGCGGGACCGGCGGCTTCTACGCCTACGGGACTTTCGCCACCTTCGTCGACTTCGTCAACGGGTTGAACCAGGCCAAGGTCACCGACTTCACCGGCGCCAACGTGCTGAACGGGCTCAAGGGACTCACCGATTTCCAGAGCTTCCTGGGGCCCAAGCTCAACTGCGGCAAGCCGACCACCCCGAACTGCACCACCGAGATGTTGCTGTTCGAGGTCACCGGTGACAAGACGACGAAGCCGGTGGGCGGCGGGTTCATCACGCCGAGCCCCGAGGTGCTCAAGCTCATCCCGGGCGCCGCATAG
- a CDS encoding NAD-dependent epimerase/dehydratase family protein, producing MRILVLGGDGFCGWPSALHLSAVGHDVTIVDSLIRRTIDDELGVRSLTPIHTLAERVDAWREVSGREIDVIELDIAHDYAELVELLATSAPDVVVHFAEQRAAPYSMKSPAHKRFTVDNNLNGTHNLLAAIVEAGRDIHVVHLGTMGVYGYETVPVDLPEGYLTVSYPDRDGEMHSRDILYPTQPGSVYHLTKSLDQLLFQFYARNDGIRITDLHQGIVWGTQTDETERDPRLINRFDYDGDFGTVLNRFLVEASIGYPLTVHGTGGQTRAFINIRDSIRCIRLAVESGSEVTEQVRVMNQMTETHRVADLARLVADLAGGTVAEVSNPRAEADENLLAVRNDRLLGLGLDPIRLDSELLRAEIEIARKYAERVDRQHIPCTSYWTETRRAAAEEHEK from the coding sequence ATGCGGATTCTGGTCCTGGGCGGCGACGGCTTCTGCGGATGGCCGAGTGCCTTGCACTTGTCGGCCGTCGGCCACGACGTCACCATCGTCGACAGCTTGATCAGACGCACGATCGACGACGAACTCGGCGTGCGGTCACTGACCCCGATCCACACCTTGGCCGAGCGCGTGGATGCGTGGCGTGAGGTGTCCGGGCGAGAAATCGACGTGATCGAGCTCGACATCGCCCACGATTACGCGGAGCTGGTCGAGCTGTTGGCCACATCTGCACCCGATGTGGTCGTCCATTTCGCCGAGCAGCGCGCGGCACCGTATTCGATGAAATCACCTGCGCACAAGCGCTTCACCGTGGACAACAACCTGAACGGCACGCACAATCTGCTCGCCGCGATCGTCGAGGCAGGCCGCGACATCCACGTCGTCCATCTCGGCACGATGGGGGTCTACGGTTACGAGACCGTCCCGGTGGACCTGCCCGAGGGGTACCTCACGGTCAGCTATCCGGATCGAGACGGCGAGATGCACTCGCGCGACATCCTCTACCCGACCCAGCCCGGAAGCGTCTATCACCTCACGAAGTCGTTGGACCAGTTGCTGTTCCAGTTCTACGCCCGCAACGACGGCATACGGATCACCGACCTGCATCAGGGCATCGTCTGGGGTACGCAGACCGACGAGACCGAGCGGGACCCCCGACTCATCAACCGTTTCGACTACGACGGAGACTTCGGGACGGTACTGAACCGGTTCCTGGTCGAGGCGTCTATCGGCTACCCGTTGACCGTGCACGGGACCGGCGGACAGACAAGGGCGTTCATCAACATCCGCGATTCCATCCGGTGCATCCGGCTCGCCGTCGAGTCCGGCTCGGAAGTGACCGAACAGGTCCGGGTGATGAACCAGATGACCGAGACCCACCGGGTCGCCGATCTCGCGCGACTCGTCGCGGATCTCGCCGGCGGGACGGTCGCCGAGGTGTCCAATCCACGCGCCGAGGCCGACGAGAATCTGTTGGCCGTCCGCAACGACCGGCTGCTCGGGCTCGGGCTCGACCCGATCCGCCTGGACTCGGAACTCCTGAGGGCCGAGATCGAGATCGCCCGCAAGTATGCCGAACGTGTTGACCGGCAACATATCCCGTGTACGTCGTACTGGACCGAGACTCGCCGTGCCGCGGCGGAGGAGCACGAGAAGTGA
- a CDS encoding glycosyltransferase: MTTSVPNQHAEEAITDHFRSVDSAPADYAVDRPSSGVNGFLVTFVGLSLVFLCARMVLAHTDFVQVPRDPVLFAKVHGDVVFPLRMFLVLFFISYAAFAYSNVWRRLFIGISLLGKFLVFCFAVDITAWLLHDAGIIDISVFGAQMISGLAALAIFPHTIMRQAQLPPQGPMPSVLPQLPLRPFLTWLGCLLLAIAGAAIAIHVLYNLVDVLKDWAILGGIGAGVFLMQQILAVSTALLGLRALKKSRSHEFAPRVAILVPAHNEAHSIAATIEAVDDAAETYPGKVHLYVVNNASSDTTQEVAAETIANCRFITGEVLECPTPGKAIALNMGVEEIKEEFIVRIDADTVIGPGCLETAMRHFANPDVGCVGGLPLPLEEKTWIDKCRLVEVYMRHGFFQVSLDGYQGVMGIPGMFAVYRRSQLIEVGGMVQGMNGEDTDICMRLTSAGYHSVADPHAVYYSETPASYAHLREQRTRWFRSIYHLTARNRAILLDRRTMVGTFVLPFNLVNAARRAMLLPLLMYASLTGFIFHATFTTMRWQPIVATLLGMSMIMTVAVCLLWRPSSVRFIPLYLGFRVLRSYFTLASALSLIYPPMHPRVPTLAGLRLSGPRARHQRHLDELREPNPDPLVPPDITQPE; encoded by the coding sequence ATGACCACGTCGGTTCCGAATCAGCATGCCGAGGAAGCGATCACCGATCACTTCCGGTCGGTCGACAGCGCACCGGCCGACTACGCCGTCGACCGTCCGTCGAGTGGCGTGAACGGCTTCCTCGTCACATTCGTCGGGCTGTCGTTGGTGTTCCTGTGCGCCCGTATGGTGCTGGCGCACACCGATTTTGTCCAAGTGCCGCGTGACCCCGTGCTTTTCGCAAAGGTGCACGGCGACGTCGTCTTCCCGTTACGCATGTTCCTGGTCCTCTTCTTCATCTCCTACGCGGCCTTCGCCTACTCGAACGTGTGGCGGCGACTGTTCATCGGGATCTCCTTGCTGGGAAAGTTCCTGGTGTTCTGCTTCGCCGTCGACATCACCGCATGGCTGCTCCATGACGCCGGGATCATCGACATCTCCGTCTTCGGCGCCCAGATGATCTCCGGTCTTGCGGCTCTGGCGATCTTCCCGCACACGATCATGCGTCAGGCCCAGCTCCCGCCACAGGGTCCGATGCCGTCGGTGCTCCCCCAACTGCCTCTCCGGCCATTCCTCACCTGGCTGGGATGCCTGCTGCTGGCCATCGCCGGTGCCGCCATCGCCATCCACGTCCTCTACAACCTCGTCGACGTGTTGAAGGATTGGGCCATCCTCGGCGGCATCGGCGCCGGTGTGTTCCTGATGCAGCAGATCCTCGCCGTGTCCACGGCACTCCTGGGACTGCGGGCGCTGAAGAAGTCGCGAAGCCACGAATTCGCACCGCGCGTGGCGATTCTGGTGCCCGCGCACAATGAGGCGCACAGCATCGCCGCCACGATCGAGGCGGTCGACGATGCCGCGGAGACCTATCCCGGCAAGGTCCATCTCTACGTGGTGAACAATGCGTCGTCGGACACCACCCAAGAGGTCGCCGCGGAGACCATCGCCAACTGCCGGTTCATCACCGGAGAAGTGCTCGAATGTCCGACACCGGGCAAGGCGATCGCGTTGAACATGGGTGTCGAGGAGATCAAGGAAGAGTTCATCGTGCGCATCGACGCCGACACGGTGATCGGTCCGGGATGCCTGGAAACGGCGATGCGTCATTTCGCCAACCCGGACGTCGGCTGCGTCGGTGGGCTACCCCTGCCGCTCGAGGAGAAGACCTGGATCGACAAGTGCCGACTCGTCGAGGTCTATATGCGCCACGGGTTCTTTCAGGTGTCCCTCGACGGCTACCAAGGGGTGATGGGTATTCCCGGGATGTTCGCCGTCTACCGCCGCAGCCAGTTGATCGAGGTGGGCGGCATGGTCCAGGGCATGAACGGCGAGGACACCGACATCTGCATGCGACTCACCTCGGCGGGTTATCACAGCGTCGCCGATCCGCATGCCGTGTACTACAGCGAGACGCCCGCCTCATATGCCCACCTCCGTGAGCAGCGGACCCGATGGTTCCGCAGCATCTACCACCTGACAGCACGCAACCGCGCCATCCTGCTGGATCGCCGAACGATGGTGGGCACCTTCGTGTTGCCGTTCAACCTCGTCAACGCCGCGCGCCGCGCCATGCTGCTCCCGCTCCTCATGTATGCGTCGCTGACGGGTTTCATCTTCCACGCGACATTCACCACCATGCGATGGCAGCCCATCGTGGCCACCCTGCTGGGTATGTCGATGATCATGACCGTTGCCGTCTGCCTGCTCTGGCGGCCGAGTTCCGTGCGATTCATCCCGCTGTATCTGGGATTCCGCGTGTTGCGTAGCTATTTCACGTTGGCGTCGGCGTTGAGTCTCATCTACCCGCCGATGCACCCACGGGTACCCACGCTTGCCGGGCTCCGGTTGAGCGGACCACGCGCCAGGCATCAGCGTCACCTCGACGAACTCCGGGAACCGAACCCGGATCCGCTGGTGCCGCCCGACATCACCCAGCCCGAATGA